From a region of the Caldisalinibacter kiritimatiensis genome:
- a CDS encoding DUF6036 family nucleotidyltransferase has product MYVLSIEDIIVSKIIRLSEKDFQDIDFLIKKADKNLIKEIIKEVINRNDLFESKKEEFKRKLKVFRERYDV; this is encoded by the coding sequence ATATATGTATTATCAATAGAGGATATTATTGTAAGCAAAATAATTAGATTGTCTGAAAAAGATTTTCAGGATATAGATTTCCTTATAAAAAAAGCTGATAAAAACTTAATTAAAGAGATAATAAAAGAAGTAATAAATAGAAATGATTTATTTGAATCTAAAAAGGAAGAATTTAAAAGAAAGCTGAAGGTATTTAGGGAGAGATATGATGTATAG
- a CDS encoding HI0074 family nucleotidyltransferase substrate-binding subunit, producing the protein MKNRYGLSKNEFYNLINILKSYSRIIEKVILFGSRARGDYKQTSDIDIAIKFRGNNDKIYNIKEDIAKQNIIYTFDIVDYDKVQNEKLKKYIDNEGKIIFLTNKEGEVMVTINKIKDKIEDLKKAFKKLEEVMSRDYFEDDIVLDAGIQRFEFTYELSWKLMKVYLEYNGNLEATSPRKAIKEAFKEGLIKDGQIWLKMLDDRNKTSHSYEEENAIEIFNNVKSEYIYCFEKFIDSMEREISVER; encoded by the coding sequence ATGAAAAATAGATATGGACTTTCGAAAAATGAATTTTACAATTTAATAAATATATTAAAAAGTTATTCTAGAATAATTGAAAAAGTTATTCTTTTTGGTTCTAGAGCTAGAGGGGATTACAAACAAACTTCAGATATAGATATAGCTATAAAATTTAGAGGTAATAACGATAAAATTTACAACATTAAGGAAGATATTGCAAAACAAAATATAATATATACATTTGATATAGTAGATTATGATAAAGTGCAGAATGAAAAATTAAAAAAATATATAGACAATGAAGGTAAAATTATATTCCTAACTAATAAAGAGGGTGAGGTTATGGTGACTATCAATAAAATAAAAGATAAAATTGAAGATTTAAAGAAAGCTTTCAAAAAATTAGAAGAAGTTATGAGTAGAGATTATTTTGAAGATGATATTGTCCTAGATGCAGGGATACAAAGATTTGAATTTACGTATGAATTGTCTTGGAAGTTAATGAAAGTTTACCTTGAATATAATGGGAATCTAGAAGCTACTAGCCCTAGAAAAGCTATAAAAGAGGCTTTTAAAGAAGGATTAATAAAAGATGGACAAATATGGTTAAAAATGCTTGATGATAGAAATAAAACATCTCATTCTTATGAAGAAGAGAATGCTATAGAAATATTTAATAATGTTAAAAGTGAGTATATTTACTGTTTTGAAAAGTTCATAGATAGTATGGAAAGAGAAATATCAGTGGAACGCTGA